GCTTATAAAACCGATGGAGGAGAAAAAATACACAGTAACCTAATAAATCTGCTGAGAGAAGAAGTATGCATACGTCAAAATAAAAAAATCTTCTATCGCACATGGGATTTCGGTTACTTCCATATCAATCCCCAATATTACCTTTCCGTAACAAACAACGTTGAACCTCACCCCAATCTATATCTATGCATAAAACACGTACAGGGGGATTATCACCGAACGTATAAATTCAACCCTACATTAGGAATAGGTAAGCACAAACAAATTGTAGAAATTGAATGTCAACGCGAATATGAAGGCAAAGGAGCATACCCGAACTATATTGCAGACGGTGTACTTAATGGATTTGAAGAATTAAAATCAGATTCCCAGCCTTACTGTTTGAACCAGTTAAAATCAAATCCCAATTTTGCCGGTATTTGGACATGGTCAAGAGGAGGAGGCTGGAGAGGTCCCTATATCAAAAATGAATTATGGTGTGACATAAACGTTGCAATATTGGCCAATTGGGCAAACCGGATGTCGTTACCGGAAAAGGAATTATTTAAGAAATACGCCATAGCCAACGGATTCAAAGGAAAAGACATCGAACGTTTTCATCGTCTTTCTCTTTTGTCTGCTGACGCGATTGTCAGAGGAAGAGCATCTTTAATTCTCCCCATCAATGTATGGTGGACGAGAGATCAATTCATCGGAGGAGAGAAAGAACTGAGACAGAATCTCAAAACTATTATAGAACAAGGACTAACTCATAAAATCATACTAGAAAAATCCCAAAGTGTTGCTATCTGGAAAGAGATTGTAGCATTAGCCGATAAAATACAAACAGGCAATCCGGAACTAAGACGTTACTTACAAACTTCCGCCAAGTACGGATTACTTTTATATTCAATCTATGAACAGGGTTGGATCATCATGCTCAAAGGCTACGAAGGAGATATGAACGGTCAATATGACACAAAAAGTATTCGCAAAGCCATCGATAATTATGACCGGTTATGGAAAGAATACAAACTATTCGGAGAGACTCATCCGGATTGTGCCACACTTTATGAGCCTTATAGTTTTGACTTTAACAAACCTCCATTGTATCACGATTTAAAACAAGGACTAAATCCTACTGTAGATAAATACAGAATTACAGATAAACCATAAAAAATAAGAAAATATGAAGAAGACATTTCTAACCGTGCTGTTATTCTATATTTTCACAGGAATAGCAGTAGCACAAAACCTGTCAAAAACAACAGAATACAAAATCTTATTGACAGGAGCCTCATTCGCTTCTCCGCAAAACGGTTGGTTCGAAATCGGTTGTCGCAAACTGAATGCCGAAGCCATAAACCGGGCCATAGGTGGAGAAGCCATAGCCAATACAGCTAACCGAATGGCCAATGGTACCCTCTACTCTAAAGAAGAACTGGGAAATATTGATGCATTAGTCATTATGCAAGTACACAATAAAGATGTTTATGAAGAACTTCAACTGAAAGATAAATACACGGATTATGAAGTACCATTTGATCGCAGCAATTACGCGGCAGCCTATGATTATGTCATCAAACGTTACCTCACGGAATGCTATGAATTACGTAACGATACTACATCCAAATACTATAATACTCCTTATGGTAAACCTGCAATTATTGTATTATGTACACACTGGCATGATTGTCGCACCGTTTACAATGAAAGTATCAGAAAACTCGCCGCTAAATGGGGATTTCCTTTAATTGAATTTGATAAATATATCGGATTCTCAAAAAATGTATTACATCCTGTCACAGGAAAACCTTTCAGCCAATTATATTCCACGGATATTCAAGTTACAGAAGGCATAGCTTATGGACATCATCCCATACGGGGAGAACAATCATATATGCAACAACGAATGGCAGCTATTTTTGTAGATTCGATGAACAGAATTTTACCTATAAAGTACTAAGTATGAAAAGAACTATTATATATACCCTCTTTCTCCTGTCTTTCGTTTGTCAACAGGCGAATGCGACACATATTGTTCAAAATCAATATGATTCCTCATTGAACCAATCGGAACATATGTCTTGGTGGACACATGACAGGTTTGGTCTGTTTATCCACTGGGGACTTTACGCTATGCCTGCTCGCCACGAATGGGTAAAAAGCAGAGAAAAAATGTCCGATGAACATTACAACCGTTACAAAAACTTATTTAATCCCGATTTGTATAATCCGGAAGAATGGGCGTATATGGCAAAAGCAGCCGGAGTTAAATATATGGTTTTCACGACTAAGCATCATGATGGTTTTTGTATGTGGGACAGTAAATATACGGACTATAAAATAACCAATACACCTTATAAAAAGGATGTCTTAAAACCGTTAGTTAATGCTTTTCGTAACGAAGGTATACGTATAGGATTTTATTATTCGCTATTGGATTGGCATCATCCCGATTTCACCATTGACCGTAACCACCCCCAAATGCCACAAAACCCCGACCTCTTGAAAGAATTAAATAAGAACCGTAATATGGCAAAATACAGGGAATATATGAAAAACCAATTAACCGAATTGCTCACTGAATTTGGACAAATTGATGAACTTTTCATGGATTATACGTATGCTGAAGGAGAGAATGGAAAGAATAGTAAAGACTGGGATGCAGAAGGTATTGTCAAATTAGCACGAAAATTGCAACCACAGATTATTATAAACAACCGCCTCGGACTAACAGAAAATAGACAAGGCTGGGATTACATCACTCCAGAACAATTCATGCCACAACAGTGGCCCACAGTAAACAGCCAACGAGTTCTTTGGGAAACCTGTCAAACATTCTCCGGCTCATGGGGTTACCATCGTGATGAATACAGTTGGAAAAGTGTACATCAAATAATTGTTATGTTAGCCGAAACTGTCAGTAAGGGTGGAAATCTATTACTAAACGTCGGGCCAACAGCAAGAGGTGTTTTTGACGAACGTGCTATAGAACGTTTAAACGGCCTGGCACATTGGATGCGTTTTCATAGTAGCGCCATTTATGGATGTACTGCCGCACCAACTGAATATGCTTGTCCCAACAATTGTATTCTCACATATAACCCCAATACTAACCGACTGTATATACACGTGTTAGAATG
The nucleotide sequence above comes from Bacteroides caccae. Encoded proteins:
- a CDS encoding DUF5040 domain-containing protein translates to MKKTFLTVLLFYIFTGIAVAQNLSKTTEYKILLTGASFASPQNGWFEIGCRKLNAEAINRAIGGEAIANTANRMANGTLYSKEELGNIDALVIMQVHNKDVYEELQLKDKYTDYEVPFDRSNYAAAYDYVIKRYLTECYELRNDTTSKYYNTPYGKPAIIVLCTHWHDCRTVYNESIRKLAAKWGFPLIEFDKYIGFSKNVLHPVTGKPFSQLYSTDIQVTEGIAYGHHPIRGEQSYMQQRMAAIFVDSMNRILPIKY
- a CDS encoding alpha-L-fucosidase; the encoded protein is MKRTIIYTLFLLSFVCQQANATHIVQNQYDSSLNQSEHMSWWTHDRFGLFIHWGLYAMPARHEWVKSREKMSDEHYNRYKNLFNPDLYNPEEWAYMAKAAGVKYMVFTTKHHDGFCMWDSKYTDYKITNTPYKKDVLKPLVNAFRNEGIRIGFYYSLLDWHHPDFTIDRNHPQMPQNPDLLKELNKNRNMAKYREYMKNQLTELLTEFGQIDELFMDYTYAEGENGKNSKDWDAEGIVKLARKLQPQIIINNRLGLTENRQGWDYITPEQFMPQQWPTVNSQRVLWETCQTFSGSWGYHRDEYSWKSVHQIIVMLAETVSKGGNLLLNVGPTARGVFDERAIERLNGLAHWMRFHSSAIYGCTAAPTEYACPNNCILTYNPNTNRLYIHVLEWPFKSLYLKQYKGKIKYAQLLNDNSELKFRTETKKGSHMTENTGADDVIITLPVERPNVELPVIELILE